A region from the Sulfurimonas sp. genome encodes:
- a CDS encoding ABC transporter substrate-binding protein — protein sequence MFKLLLLLFSVVNLFAIERVVTLSPSLNEIVFALGKGDSVVGNTEYCKYPKESLKVAKVGGYFNPSLEKIMALNPTLVLMQQNNFKLNQKLKQLGIKTKIVKIDKLKSIRKTILEIGELLGESKKAKDIVKNIDTELKNLKNITKDKRILIVMGHNTSLASRIFVAGQNLYFDDIINESENTNALQSKRKGQPMLNMENLIATNPDIVILLAHSMHEKNLTRDELIDPWLELPISAAKTKSVYIVDKLYAGIPSDRLVLFLKDFREILNDYKNNN from the coding sequence ATGTTTAAACTTTTACTGCTTCTTTTTAGTGTCGTAAATCTCTTTGCAATAGAGAGAGTCGTGACCTTGTCACCCTCTTTAAACGAGATCGTCTTTGCTCTTGGCAAGGGTGATAGCGTTGTAGGAAATACAGAGTACTGCAAGTACCCAAAAGAGTCTTTAAAAGTTGCTAAAGTTGGAGGTTACTTCAACCCCTCGCTTGAGAAAATTATGGCACTAAATCCCACTTTGGTGCTGATGCAGCAAAACAATTTCAAGCTAAACCAAAAGCTAAAACAACTCGGCATTAAGACAAAGATCGTAAAAATAGACAAGCTAAAAAGTATTAGAAAAACTATACTAGAGATCGGTGAGCTTCTAGGTGAATCAAAAAAAGCAAAAGATATTGTAAAAAACATAGATACTGAGCTAAAAAATCTGAAAAATATAACAAAAGACAAAAGAATTTTAATCGTTATGGGACACAATACATCCTTAGCTTCTAGAATATTTGTAGCTGGACAAAACCTTTACTTTGACGACATCATAAACGAAAGCGAAAACACAAACGCACTTCAGAGCAAAAGAAAAGGTCAGCCGATGCTGAATATGGAAAACCTTATTGCTACTAACCCTGATATTGTTATACTTCTTGCTCACTCTATGCATGAAAAAAATCTTACAAGAGATGAGCTAATAGATCCTTGGCTGGAGTTGCCGATAAGTGCTGCAAAAACCAAGTCCGTGTATATTGTAGACAAACTTTACGCGGGAATTCCAAGTGACAGACTTGTGTTGTTTTTAAAAGACTTTAGGGAGATACTTAATGATTATAAAAACAATAACTAA